Proteins from a genomic interval of Paenibacillus sp. RC334:
- a CDS encoding ribosomal L7Ae/L30e/S12e/Gadd45 family protein, with translation MNKALSGLGLAMRAGKLLTGDEIVFKAIRSSEAKLVILAKDASMNTQKKFRDKCGTYKIPLLIGFDRESLGSSIGKPERVVLAVTDQGFAKLIKKHAGIMSEVEYIE, from the coding sequence ATGAATAAGGCGCTGTCTGGATTGGGCCTTGCCATGAGAGCTGGCAAGCTGCTAACAGGTGATGAGATCGTTTTTAAAGCGATCAGGTCTTCAGAAGCCAAGCTGGTCATTCTTGCGAAAGATGCTTCAATGAATACTCAAAAGAAATTCCGCGACAAATGCGGGACGTACAAAATCCCCTTATTGATAGGATTTGACCGGGAAAGCTTGGGAAGCAGCATCGGCAAGCCTGAACGGGTTGTGCTGGCTGTGACGGATCAAGGATTCGCGAAATTGATCAAGAAACATGCGGGGATAATGTCGGAGGTGGAGTATATTGAGTAA
- the infB gene encoding translation initiation factor IF-2, translating to MSKQESKDKVRVYEYAKSLNMSSKEIITILKRLDIPVNNHMSVMEHDAVGKVENFFKDIKSNAAAKQGGAGTAQVSSNQAGSSQNSNHSTEQTKNQQEKQVSMNRTNNNQNSNRSSAPKAQGSQQGGQNRSQQSTSRPSGQQGSQNRSGGQQQGGQQRPSTNTGSRPQGSQSTNSRPQGSSQGSTAVRTASSTGSSNANRSGGGNRTGSNSNNGGNRSGQGRFDDNRQGGGRGGNGGRGGNSRGGNNRGGKFNNRGRGQQQERREKIDNTPKKIIVRGEMTVGETAKLLHKDASEVIKKLITLGTMATINQELDMDTILLLAGDFGVEVEVKIPVEEDRFETVEENDDPELLKARPPVVTIMGHVDHGKTTLLDAIRSTNVTGGEAGGITQHIGAYQVEINSKKITFLDTPGHEAFTAMRARGAQVTDMTIIVVAADDGVMPQTVEAINHAKAAGLPIIVAVNKIDKPDANPDKVKQELTEYELVPEEWGGDTIFVNVSAKQRMGLEDLLEMILLVAEVNEYKANPDKRARGTIIEAELDKGRGSVARILVQNGTLKVGDAFVAGNCFGRVRAMVNDKGRRLKEAGPSTPVEITGLTEVPLAGDPFMVFEDERKARAIADRRSITQRQSDLGSNTRVTLDDLFQHIKDGEMKDLNVIIKGDVQGSVEALKGSLNKIEVEGVRVKILHSGAGAITESDIILAAASNAIVIGFNVRPDNQAKSTAEAEKVDIRLHRVIYNVIEEIEQAMKGMLDPEYKENVIGHAEVRNVFKVTKVGTIAGCMVTSGKIARSAEARLIRDGIVIFEGKIDSLKRFKDDAKEVAQGYECGITLDGYNDVKELDIIEAFVMETVER from the coding sequence TTGAGTAAACAAGAAAGCAAAGACAAAGTGCGGGTATACGAATACGCCAAATCGTTGAACATGAGCAGCAAAGAAATTATCACCATTCTTAAACGGCTGGATATTCCCGTGAACAACCATATGAGCGTCATGGAACACGATGCCGTGGGTAAAGTGGAAAATTTTTTTAAGGATATTAAATCCAATGCTGCGGCCAAGCAAGGCGGAGCAGGCACGGCGCAAGTAAGCTCGAACCAGGCCGGTTCAAGCCAGAATAGTAATCATTCAACTGAGCAAACCAAAAATCAACAGGAAAAGCAGGTAAGTATGAATAGGACAAACAACAACCAAAACAGTAACCGAAGCAGCGCTCCAAAAGCGCAAGGCAGTCAGCAGGGCGGTCAAAACCGCAGTCAACAGAGTACAAGCAGACCAAGTGGACAGCAAGGCAGCCAGAACCGTAGTGGCGGCCAGCAACAGGGAGGACAACAGCGCCCGAGCACTAACACGGGTTCACGTCCTCAAGGTAGCCAAAGCACCAACTCACGTCCACAAGGGAGCAGTCAAGGTAGTACGGCAGTAAGAACGGCATCGTCCACGGGAAGTAGCAATGCGAACCGTAGCGGTGGTGGCAACCGTACAGGCAGCAACTCCAATAACGGCGGTAATCGTTCCGGTCAAGGCCGTTTCGACGATAACCGTCAAGGCGGAGGACGCGGTGGTAACGGTGGTCGTGGTGGTAATAGCCGCGGTGGTAACAATCGTGGTGGAAAATTCAACAATCGTGGCAGAGGTCAACAACAGGAGCGCCGCGAGAAAATCGACAACACGCCTAAGAAAATCATTGTGCGTGGTGAGATGACAGTAGGCGAAACAGCGAAGCTTCTCCACAAGGATGCATCGGAAGTTATCAAAAAGCTGATCACGCTCGGAACGATGGCGACCATTAACCAGGAACTGGATATGGATACTATCCTTCTGCTTGCCGGAGATTTCGGTGTAGAAGTAGAAGTGAAAATTCCGGTCGAAGAGGATCGCTTTGAAACAGTGGAAGAAAACGATGATCCAGAGCTTCTGAAAGCACGTCCTCCCGTTGTTACGATTATGGGTCACGTCGATCATGGTAAAACAACTTTGCTGGATGCTATTCGCTCCACTAATGTAACGGGTGGCGAAGCTGGTGGTATTACACAGCATATCGGTGCGTATCAAGTTGAAATCAACAGCAAAAAAATAACTTTCCTGGATACACCGGGTCACGAAGCGTTTACGGCAATGCGTGCTCGTGGTGCTCAAGTTACGGATATGACGATCATTGTTGTTGCAGCTGATGACGGTGTTATGCCACAGACAGTTGAAGCCATCAACCATGCGAAGGCAGCTGGTCTGCCGATCATCGTGGCTGTGAATAAGATCGACAAGCCGGATGCGAATCCGGATAAAGTAAAGCAAGAATTGACTGAGTATGAATTGGTTCCTGAAGAGTGGGGCGGCGATACGATCTTTGTCAACGTTTCCGCGAAACAGAGAATGGGTCTTGAAGATCTGCTCGAAATGATTCTGCTCGTAGCTGAAGTAAATGAGTACAAAGCGAACCCGGACAAACGGGCACGTGGTACGATCATCGAAGCTGAGCTGGACAAAGGCCGCGGTTCCGTAGCCCGTATCCTCGTTCAGAATGGTACACTGAAAGTTGGCGATGCTTTCGTAGCAGGTAACTGTTTCGGACGTGTACGTGCCATGGTCAATGACAAAGGCCGCCGTCTGAAGGAAGCTGGTCCTTCCACACCAGTTGAAATCACTGGTTTGACAGAAGTGCCACTTGCTGGCGATCCGTTCATGGTGTTCGAGGATGAGCGCAAAGCTCGTGCTATCGCTGACAGACGTTCGATTACGCAACGTCAGTCCGATCTGGGCAGCAACACCCGCGTAACGCTGGATGACCTGTTCCAGCACATCAAGGATGGCGAGATGAAAGATCTGAACGTCATTATCAAGGGTGATGTGCAAGGTTCCGTCGAAGCGCTGAAAGGTTCCTTGAACAAGATTGAAGTTGAAGGTGTACGCGTTAAAATTCTTCACAGCGGTGCAGGTGCAATTACCGAATCCGATATTATTTTGGCTGCGGCTTCCAATGCCATTGTGATTGGTTTTAACGTTCGTCCTGATAATCAGGCGAAATCTACAGCTGAAGCTGAAAAAGTGGACATTCGTCTGCACCGCGTCATTTACAATGTCATTGAAGAAATCGAGCAAGCCATGAAAGGCATGCTGGATCCTGAATATAAAGAAAATGTGATTGGGCATGCTGAAGTTCGTAACGTGTTTAAGGTCACTAAGGTCGGTACGATTGCCGGTTGTATGGTGACGTCCGGTAAAATTGCCCGTTCAGCAGAAGCGCGCCTGATACGTGATGGCATTGTTATTTTTGAAGGTAAAATCGACTCACTGAAACGCTTTAAGGACGACGCAAAAGAAGTTGCCCAAGGTTACGAATGCGGTATTACCCTTGATGGCTATAATGATGTTAAGGAACTCGACATTATTGAAGCGTTCGTCATGGAAACAGTGGAGCGCTAA
- the rbfA gene encoding 30S ribosome-binding factor RbfA: MAKIRTGRVGEQIKKELSQLIQTELKDPRIGFITVTGVDLTNDLSQAKIYLSVLGDEEQKTSSLKALDKANGYLRSELGKRIRLRHIPELIFKIDESIAYGSRIEKLLSDIDKDEK; encoded by the coding sequence ATGGCTAAAATACGTACAGGTCGGGTTGGCGAGCAGATTAAGAAAGAGCTAAGCCAACTCATACAGACCGAATTAAAAGATCCCCGTATCGGTTTTATTACGGTAACGGGTGTTGATCTGACAAACGATTTGTCCCAAGCGAAAATATACTTGAGCGTGCTTGGGGATGAAGAGCAAAAAACTTCTTCCCTGAAAGCATTGGACAAAGCGAACGGTTATCTTCGTTCTGAACTTGGCAAACGGATACGGCTTCGCCATATTCCCGAGCTGATTTTCAAAATTGACGAATCTATCGCTTATGGCAGCCGGATTGAAAAGCTGCTAAGTGATATCGACAAGGATGAGAAATAG
- a CDS encoding bifunctional oligoribonuclease/PAP phosphatase NrnA: MHTYEQALQQAKEFILEHDDYLIVSHVQPDGDAVSSTVTVGWLLSCLGKKFTMLNEGAIPKRMDFLWHADEIMDMSQQPPERKYNRIICVDCADFRRVGLTEQFFAEDAIILNIDHHPTNDAYGTVNVIKSDAAATAEILFDLLEKFAINWDVEVATAVYTGLLTDTGGFRYSNTSPKVMSTVSQLLAYGVDGPYLSESLLEEMTFPQMKVLTKALQTLEISEDGKIAWVVVTPDDMKECGAVNEDLEGIVNYPRNIRGVEVGIFFKVISDQAVKASLRSAGNVNVAALAQSFGGGGHVRAAGCRLEGKLEDIIEVVVGRVKAEL, from the coding sequence ATGCATACCTATGAACAGGCGCTTCAACAAGCGAAGGAATTTATTCTGGAGCATGATGATTACCTGATCGTATCGCATGTACAGCCGGACGGAGACGCAGTCAGCTCCACCGTAACGGTGGGCTGGCTTCTCTCATGTCTGGGGAAGAAATTTACCATGCTGAATGAGGGGGCTATCCCCAAGCGCATGGATTTTTTATGGCATGCTGATGAGATTATGGATATGAGCCAGCAACCGCCGGAACGGAAATACAACCGGATTATTTGTGTAGATTGTGCAGATTTTCGTCGTGTTGGTCTAACAGAGCAGTTTTTTGCGGAAGATGCCATCATTTTGAATATTGATCATCATCCGACGAATGATGCGTATGGAACAGTTAATGTGATTAAGTCGGATGCTGCGGCAACGGCAGAAATTCTTTTTGATCTACTGGAAAAGTTTGCGATCAACTGGGACGTTGAAGTGGCGACGGCTGTATATACCGGACTGCTGACGGACACAGGAGGCTTCAGGTATTCGAACACTTCGCCTAAAGTCATGTCTACAGTGTCACAGCTGCTTGCCTATGGTGTAGACGGTCCCTATCTATCCGAGAGCCTGCTGGAAGAAATGACATTCCCGCAAATGAAGGTCCTGACCAAAGCATTGCAAACGCTCGAGATTTCGGAGGATGGTAAAATCGCCTGGGTGGTTGTAACCCCTGACGATATGAAGGAATGCGGAGCTGTTAATGAGGATTTGGAAGGCATCGTCAATTATCCGAGGAATATTCGTGGCGTTGAAGTAGGCATTTTCTTTAAAGTGATTAGTGATCAAGCGGTCAAAGCCAGTCTGAGATCGGCAGGTAACGTTAACGTAGCTGCGCTTGCCCAATCGTTTGGGGGCGGGGGACACGTACGTGCTGCAGGTTGTCGTCTGGAGGGTAAGCTGGAGGACATTATTGAGGTCGTTGTAGGGCGGGTGAAGGCCGAGCTATGA
- the truB gene encoding tRNA pseudouridine(55) synthase TruB — MKPMKQEQATWEGVLPVYKPAGFTSHDVVAKTRRLLGMKRIGHTGTLDPQVTGVLPLCLGRATRVVEYMQELPKEYHATLRLGLATDTEDLTGTITEKCDHPVEVTEEEAKAVLERFVGTISQVPPMYSALKVDGKRLYELAREGKTVERKSREVTIYELEMTGFAESGSYVDISFRALCSKGTYIRTLCVDIGRELGYPSTMVKLERTMSAGISANRCLTFEEIERYVADGSLGERLIATDEAIDYMPDHTVAEVKAAAALQGQRLSLSMISPPVTDSQPFRLYKEDRTFLGVYGRDESGAIAPIKVFLP, encoded by the coding sequence ATGAAACCGATGAAGCAGGAACAAGCAACTTGGGAAGGCGTACTACCCGTCTACAAACCCGCTGGATTCACCTCTCATGATGTGGTGGCCAAGACTCGCCGTTTGCTGGGAATGAAGCGAATCGGACATACCGGAACACTTGATCCTCAGGTGACAGGCGTGCTGCCGTTGTGTCTGGGACGTGCTACCCGGGTAGTTGAATACATGCAGGAGTTACCTAAGGAATACCATGCAACATTACGCTTGGGACTTGCCACTGATACAGAGGACCTTACGGGTACGATTACCGAGAAGTGTGACCATCCAGTAGAGGTGACGGAAGAGGAAGCCAAAGCGGTTCTGGAGCGTTTTGTCGGTACGATTTCCCAAGTGCCACCAATGTACTCGGCCCTCAAAGTGGATGGCAAACGTCTATACGAGCTGGCCCGAGAAGGCAAGACCGTGGAGCGTAAAAGCCGTGAAGTGACTATTTACGAGCTGGAAATGACGGGATTCGCGGAGTCGGGATCATATGTGGATATTTCTTTTCGTGCATTATGCTCCAAAGGAACTTATATCCGTACGCTCTGCGTCGATATCGGCCGCGAATTGGGATATCCTTCGACGATGGTCAAGCTGGAACGAACCATGTCTGCGGGGATTTCTGCGAATCGTTGTTTAACATTCGAAGAAATTGAACGCTACGTAGCGGATGGCAGCCTGGGTGAGCGGCTTATTGCCACTGATGAGGCCATTGACTATATGCCTGATCATACGGTGGCCGAAGTGAAGGCCGCTGCCGCTCTTCAAGGTCAGCGCTTGTCGCTGAGCATGATTTCTCCGCCTGTGACGGACAGCCAGCCCTTCCGGTTGTATAAAGAGGATCGAACGTTTTTGGGCGTATATGGACGTGATGAATCAGGGGCTATCGCGCCAATTAAAGTTTTTTTACCTTGA
- a CDS encoding bifunctional riboflavin kinase/FAD synthetase: MITVSLSYPLSDELLHQWGRSQVTAIGQFDGLHLGHTSVIRKAVELAREQKVPVSVMTFHPHPKEVMKKGDYEGYLTPLVDKQDILADMGVDVLYILRFDEDFSKVSPEAFITDILLPLQIQTAVVGFDFRFGYRGAGHEHTLRELGGERMSVHTVSPFELDGEKVSSSSIRRALQTGDLTHASRWLGRSYHIRGTVMDGEKRGRTIGFPTANLKLDDTYVIPVKGVYAVRALVGERWKSGVMNVGVKPTFHEGVLNPSFEVHLFDFDQQIYGEPVLVELHHYIRPERKFSSVDELITQIGNDAQTAKKLLG; encoded by the coding sequence ATGATTACTGTATCATTATCTTATCCATTGAGCGATGAGCTTTTGCACCAATGGGGACGTTCACAGGTCACGGCGATCGGTCAGTTCGACGGTCTTCATCTCGGACACACAAGTGTCATACGCAAGGCTGTCGAGCTGGCTCGGGAACAGAAAGTGCCGGTATCTGTTATGACATTTCATCCTCACCCGAAGGAAGTCATGAAAAAAGGCGACTATGAAGGCTATTTGACCCCGCTTGTGGACAAGCAGGATATTTTGGCCGATATGGGTGTGGACGTGCTTTATATTTTGAGATTTGACGAGGACTTTTCCAAAGTCAGCCCTGAGGCGTTCATCACGGACATCTTGCTTCCATTGCAGATTCAAACGGCAGTAGTGGGCTTTGATTTCCGGTTTGGCTACCGGGGAGCCGGACATGAGCATACACTTCGGGAACTGGGAGGAGAACGTATGTCCGTCCACACCGTATCGCCATTCGAGCTGGATGGGGAAAAAGTGAGCAGCTCCAGCATCCGCCGTGCCTTGCAGACAGGGGATTTAACGCATGCCTCTCGCTGGCTGGGGCGCTCTTACCACATTCGGGGCACCGTAATGGATGGAGAGAAGCGTGGACGCACCATCGGCTTCCCAACAGCCAATCTCAAGCTGGATGATACTTACGTAATTCCAGTCAAGGGCGTATATGCCGTACGGGCACTGGTGGGTGAGCGTTGGAAAAGCGGGGTAATGAATGTAGGGGTTAAGCCTACTTTTCATGAAGGTGTGCTGAATCCGTCGTTTGAGGTTCATCTGTTTGATTTTGATCAGCAGATTTATGGTGAGCCTGTGCTGGTTGAGCTTCATCATTACATCCGTCCTGAACGCAAATTCTCTTCGGTGGACGAGCTGATTACCCAGATTGGCAACGACGCACAAACGGCTAAAAAGCTGTTAGGCTAA
- the rpsO gene encoding 30S ribosomal protein S15 yields MALTQERKQQLIEEYKTHESDTGSAEVQIAILTENIVNLQSHFRSHKKDHHSRRGLLKMVGQRRKLLAYLKKTDVRRYSALIERLGLRR; encoded by the coding sequence ATGGCATTGACTCAAGAGCGTAAACAGCAATTGATCGAGGAGTACAAAACTCATGAATCCGATACAGGATCTGCAGAGGTACAAATCGCTATCCTTACTGAAAATATCGTTAACTTGCAAAGCCACTTTCGTTCGCATAAGAAAGACCATCACTCCCGCCGCGGGTTGTTGAAAATGGTCGGTCAGCGTCGTAAACTTTTGGCTTACCTGAAGAAGACTGATGTTAGACGTTACAGTGCGTTGATCGAGCGTCTCGGACTGCGTCGTTAA
- the pnp gene encoding polyribonucleotide nucleotidyltransferase: protein MEQRVEIQLGGRKLVLETGRLAKQANAAVKVSYGETVVLCTVTASNAPKDLDFFPLTVNYEERLYAVGKIPGGFIKREGRPSQKAILSSRLTDRPIRPLFPEGFRNDVQVLNLVMSVDQDCEPEIAAMIGTSAALSISDVPFNGPIGGVAVGRVDGQFVINPDIAQQNASDLYLVVAGTKDAIMMVEAEGNEIPEEVMLEAIMFGHDEIKNIVAVIEQLVQVAGKEKMQVKLHAVDEKVNSEVRAYAAERLVEAVKIIEKHARQEAIDAVNEETVAHFEAQYIETPELLKDVSEVLYDIVKEEVRRLITHDKVRPDGRKLDEIRPIESDTSILPRTHGSGLFTRGQTQALSVCTLGALGDVQILDGIDLEETKRFMHHYNFPPFSVGEARPLRAPGRREIGHGALGERALSKVIPSETEFPYTIRLVSEVLESNGSTSQASICASTLAMMDAGVPIKAPVAGVAMGLIKDGEHVSVLTDIQGMEDHLGDMDFKVAGTAEGVTAIQMDIKINGIDRNILQDALKQAREGRLFILSKMMEAIQTPREQLSPYAPKIMTMHINPDKIRDVIGAGGKIINKIIEETGVKIDIEQDGRVFIASTNQEMNEKARSIIEGIVKEVVIGEIYIGTVKRIEKFGAFVEILPGKDGLVHISQLSTERVAKVEDVVAIGDTITVKVTEIDQQGRVNLSRKAVLTAEAPAKS from the coding sequence ATGGAGCAACGTGTGGAAATTCAGCTCGGCGGAAGAAAGCTGGTGCTGGAAACAGGACGTCTTGCGAAACAGGCCAATGCCGCAGTTAAAGTAAGCTATGGCGAAACGGTTGTTCTCTGTACCGTGACCGCTTCCAATGCGCCGAAAGATTTGGACTTTTTTCCGCTGACGGTGAACTATGAAGAAAGATTGTATGCTGTGGGGAAAATCCCAGGCGGATTTATTAAACGGGAAGGACGCCCAAGTCAAAAAGCGATTTTGTCCAGCCGTCTGACAGATCGTCCGATTCGCCCATTGTTCCCGGAAGGCTTCCGGAATGATGTACAGGTATTAAACCTGGTGATGAGTGTCGATCAGGATTGTGAGCCGGAAATTGCAGCGATGATCGGAACCTCGGCAGCGCTTAGCATTTCGGACGTACCTTTTAACGGACCGATTGGCGGAGTTGCTGTAGGCCGTGTGGACGGACAATTCGTGATTAACCCGGACATTGCGCAACAGAATGCAAGCGATTTGTATCTGGTTGTAGCCGGGACGAAAGATGCCATCATGATGGTAGAAGCGGAAGGCAACGAAATTCCGGAAGAAGTCATGCTGGAAGCAATCATGTTTGGCCATGACGAGATCAAGAACATTGTGGCAGTCATTGAGCAACTGGTTCAAGTGGCAGGTAAAGAGAAAATGCAGGTTAAACTGCATGCTGTCGATGAAAAAGTGAACAGCGAAGTTCGTGCATATGCGGCTGAACGTTTGGTGGAAGCCGTCAAAATTATAGAAAAACATGCCCGTCAAGAGGCGATTGATGCAGTCAACGAAGAGACGGTTGCACATTTTGAAGCACAGTACATAGAGACGCCTGAGCTTTTGAAAGACGTGAGCGAAGTTCTCTATGATATCGTTAAAGAAGAAGTCCGTCGTCTGATTACGCATGATAAAGTGCGTCCTGACGGTCGTAAGCTTGACGAGATTCGTCCGATCGAAAGCGATACGAGCATTTTGCCGCGTACGCATGGCTCGGGCTTGTTCACACGCGGTCAAACGCAAGCGCTTAGCGTTTGTACACTTGGCGCATTGGGTGATGTGCAAATTTTGGACGGCATTGATCTGGAAGAAACGAAGCGTTTCATGCATCATTACAATTTCCCTCCATTCAGTGTAGGCGAGGCTCGTCCTTTGCGTGCACCGGGTCGTCGTGAAATTGGACATGGTGCTCTTGGTGAGCGTGCGCTTTCCAAAGTCATTCCTTCTGAAACTGAATTTCCATATACGATTCGTCTCGTTTCCGAGGTGCTGGAATCGAATGGCTCGACTTCCCAGGCTAGTATCTGCGCAAGCACACTGGCTATGATGGATGCGGGTGTACCGATCAAGGCTCCGGTTGCAGGTGTAGCGATGGGATTGATCAAGGACGGGGAGCATGTTTCCGTGTTGACCGATATCCAGGGCATGGAAGATCACTTGGGCGACATGGACTTTAAAGTGGCTGGTACAGCAGAAGGCGTAACTGCTATTCAAATGGATATCAAGATTAACGGTATCGATCGTAACATTTTGCAGGATGCGCTCAAACAAGCCAGAGAAGGACGCTTGTTCATTCTTAGCAAAATGATGGAAGCCATCCAGACGCCGCGTGAGCAATTGTCTCCGTATGCGCCGAAAATTATGACGATGCACATTAACCCGGATAAAATCCGTGATGTTATTGGTGCGGGTGGTAAAATCATTAACAAAATCATCGAAGAAACCGGCGTAAAAATTGATATCGAACAAGATGGTCGTGTATTCATCGCTTCCACAAACCAAGAGATGAATGAGAAGGCGCGTTCCATTATTGAAGGTATCGTGAAAGAAGTCGTGATTGGAGAGATTTACATCGGCACAGTGAAGCGGATTGAAAAATTCGGTGCATTCGTCGAAATTTTACCGGGCAAGGACGGTCTGGTTCATATTTCCCAACTGTCTACTGAACGTGTAGCCAAAGTTGAGGATGTAGTTGCTATTGGAGATACGATTACGGTGAAAGTTACCGAAATTGATCAACAAGGTCGTGTCAATTTATCCCGCAAAGCTGTTCTGACGGCTGAAGCTCCTGCAAAGTCCTAG
- a CDS encoding polysaccharide deacetylase family protein — MRKAKRAAWVVASLVITLVIGQFSGVREYVSQLRAGHSTETSEPEAATTMAIAALPDNALMQRLRSEAARQRREPIDAKIDRVWKAIPGYNGLEVDLDATYRKAIAAPDQPIQYVYRQLAPKIHLNQLGNVPIYRGNPEKPMVSFMINVAWGNEYIAPILDTLDQEKVKATFFFDGSWLKKNPELAKEIQKRGHELSNHAYSHPNMSRLSRERATQEIEKTQVLLQDILGVKNGWFAPPSGDFNQETVDLAAGLGLKTVLWTLDTVDWRHPSPETVIAKISSKVESGSLILMHPTDSSSAALKGMIHAIRSKGLVPGTVSQTLSPDRQLPAPVE, encoded by the coding sequence ATGAGAAAGGCAAAGAGAGCAGCGTGGGTTGTAGCCAGTCTGGTCATTACGCTGGTGATTGGGCAGTTTAGCGGGGTGCGAGAGTATGTGAGTCAACTACGCGCCGGACACAGCACGGAAACGAGTGAGCCCGAGGCTGCAACAACGATGGCGATAGCCGCTTTACCAGATAATGCACTCATGCAGCGACTGCGATCAGAGGCTGCCCGACAAAGACGAGAGCCGATTGATGCCAAGATCGACCGGGTATGGAAGGCTATTCCCGGCTATAACGGCTTGGAGGTTGACCTGGACGCGACTTATCGTAAGGCAATTGCGGCTCCGGACCAACCCATACAATATGTGTATCGACAGCTTGCGCCCAAGATACATTTGAACCAGCTCGGCAATGTCCCGATTTACCGGGGAAATCCCGAAAAGCCGATGGTTTCTTTCATGATCAATGTAGCTTGGGGAAACGAGTATATCGCGCCTATACTGGATACGCTGGATCAGGAAAAGGTCAAGGCTACGTTTTTTTTCGATGGTAGCTGGCTGAAAAAAAATCCTGAACTCGCCAAAGAGATTCAAAAAAGAGGACATGAGCTTTCGAACCATGCTTACTCCCATCCGAATATGAGCCGTCTGAGCAGGGAAAGAGCTACACAGGAAATAGAGAAGACACAAGTGCTTCTTCAGGACATTTTAGGTGTGAAAAACGGCTGGTTTGCCCCACCATCGGGCGATTTTAATCAGGAAACAGTTGATTTAGCAGCAGGTCTTGGGCTTAAAACAGTGCTGTGGACACTGGATACAGTGGACTGGAGACATCCTTCGCCGGAAACGGTAATTGCTAAAATCAGCAGCAAGGTCGAATCGGGATCACTGATTTTGATGCATCCGACAGATTCTTCATCGGCGGCTCTCAAAGGCATGATTCATGCCATTCGCAGCAAGGGACTGGTGCCCGGAACCGTCAGTCAGACGCTTTCCCCTGATCGGCAGCTACCTGCTCCGGTTGAGTGA